GTCTGCTGCCAGGACGGCGCCGCCACGGGCCCACCCTACGCGGGGGTGGTGTGGTCGGGCCACACCCGCGTCACGCCGGGCGGCGCTGCCCTCCGACCCGGTAGCGCACGTGCGTGACGGCCGGTGAGGCGAGGACCTCGACGGGCTCCAGGACGGGATCGCCCACCCCGTGCCAGAGCGGCGCGCCGCCACTCAGCACCACGGGCGCGACGTGGAGCCACAGCTCGTCGAGCTCGCCCGCGCGCAGGACCTCCTGCACCGCCTGGCCGCCACCCACGACCATGACGTCCTGGTCGTCGGCGGCCTCGCGCGCCGCCGCCAGCGCGGCGTCGATCCCGTCGACGAAGTGGAACGTCGTCCCCGTGAGGGCCAGCGGCTCGCGCGGGTGGTGCGTGAGGACGAAGACCGGCGTGTGGAACGGGGGCTCGTCGCCCCACCAGCCCTGCCAGGCGGGGTCGAGCGGGCCGTCGCCGCCGTCCCACATCCGGCGGCCCATGATGCAGGCGCCGACCCCCGTCGTCACCCGCGCGATGACCTCGGAGTCGACGTTCTCCTCGCCGCCCTCGCGGCCGTGCTCGGCCCGCCAGGCGGCCGTGGCGAGGGCCCACTCGTGCAGGCGCTCGCCGCCCCGGCCGAGGGGCTCGTCGGGGGTGGCGTCCGGGCCGGCGACGAAGCCGTCCAGCGAGACGGAGATGTGGCAGGTGGTCTTGGGCATGGTGGATGGACCGCCGCCGCGGCGCAGACTCATCGGTCGGTGGCGCCGCCACACGCACACGGGGCGAGGTGGGGTCGCACCACACCGTCTGGCGAGGGCTCGCCGGGCATCGTCTCCCCATGGCCTCCGTGCTGCCGGACCCCGAGGAGTACGCCGCCCTCAGCCCCGAGCCGGGCGGCCCGGTCTGGCGCGCGTTCAACGACGTGCGGATGCTCTCGACGTCGGGCTACGCGACGCTGCTGCAGGTCGCCCACCCGACGGTCGGCGCCGGCGTCCACCACCACTCGTCGTTCACCAAGGACCCGTGGGGTCGCCTGCTGCGCACGCTGGACTACGTCCACGGGACGATCTACGGCGGGCCGGAGCTCGCGGGGACGATCGGGCGCCGGGTGCGCGAGCTGCACCGGACGATCCGTGGCACGAAGGCCGACGGCGGGCGCTACTCGGCCATGGAGCCGGGGGCCTTCGCGTGGGTCCACGCGACGCTCGCGCTGGCGATCGTCCGCGGCCGCGACGTCTTCGCCACGCCGATGACGCCGGCCGAGAAGGACGAGCTGTGGACGGAGTGGCTGGGCGTGGGCCGGCTCATCGGGGTGCGCGAGCGCGACCTGCCGCGCGACTGGGCGGGCGCCGAGGCCTACCTGGCGCGGACGATCCGCGAGGAGCTCGAGTGGACGCCGGCGGTCCCCGAGGTGCTCGACACGATCGCCCACGCCAAGCCGCCGAACGTGCCCGGTCTGCCGCCCGCGGTGTGGCGGGCGATGCGCGTCCCCCTGGCGGTGCAGCTGCGCGCGACCACGGTCGGCCTGCTGCCCGACGAGCTGCGCGACCGCCTCGGCCTCACGTGGTCCCGGCGCGAGCGCGCGGCGTTCGCGGCGGTGGCGTCGGTCTCGCGCGCGTCGGGCCCCGCGGTGCGGGGGCCGCTCGCGAACTTCGGGCCGAACTACGTGCGCTGGCGCCGCGAGGCGCTGGCCCGCGGCGACGTCGCACGGGCCGGGTCGGTGCAGCGGTCGCGGGCCGCCGCGGCCTAGGCCGCCGCGTCCTCGCCCGACGCCGCCGCGTGGCGGTCGACCGCGAGGCGCAGGAGCCCGTGGAGCTGTGCGGCCTCGTCGGCGGTGAGGTGCTGGAGGTGCGGCGGGGCGGGGCGCATGGCCTCGCGGAAGCGGGCCTGGAGCTCGCGCCCCTTCGCGGTCAGCGCGACGCAGCGTGCGCGGCGGTCGCCCGGGGCGGGGACGCGCTCGGCCACGCCGATCGCCTCGAGCCGGTCGACGACGCCCGTCAGCGAGGAGTTGTCGCAGTGCATGTGCGCCGCGAGCTCGGACATCGTCGGCGGGCGCTCCGCGTCGAGGACCCCGAGGGCCATGCCCTGCATGGGGGTGAGCCCGAAGTCGCTGATGATCTTCCAGCGGCGCGACTTGTCGGCCTGGAAGACCTGCCAGACGAGCGCCCAGGCGTCCTCGGCCGTGGGCTGCGTCGCGGGCCGCTCCTGCGTCGCCATCTCGACCAGGCATTCTACCAGCGCAATCATCCGCGTCCAAGATGTTGGACATCACCCAAGTTCCGTAGTACGGTGCTTCGCCATGGCCGACCACCACGGCATCGACGTCGATGACCTGCAGCGCTCCTTCAAGGCGGTCCGCGCCGTCGACGGCATCTCCTTCTCCATCGCGCCGGGCGAGGTCTTCGGCTTCCTCGGGCCCAACGGCGCGGGCAAGTCGACGACCGTCCACATGCTCACGACGCTGCTGCCGCCGTCGGGCGGCCGGGCGACCGTCGGCGGGTTCGACGTCGCCAAGCAGGGGGCCGAGGTCCGCAAGGTCATCGGCGCCGCGCTCCAGGAGGCGGCGCTCGACCCGCTGCTCACCGGCCGCGAGCACCTGCGCCTGCAGACCGCCCTGCAGGGCCTGCCCAAGGGCGACCGCAAGCGCCGCGCCGAGGAGCTGCTGGACCGCGTCGGGCTCGCCGAGGCGGCCGACCGCCGCGTGGGCGGCTACTCGGGCGGCATGAAGCGCCGGCTGGACCTCGCGCTCGCGCTGGTCCATCAGCCGCGCATCCTCTTCCTCGACGAGCCGACCACCGGGCTGGACCCGCAGTCGCGCGCCGACCTGTGGGACGAGGTCGAGCGCCTCGCGCGCGAGGAGGGCGTGACGGTCTTCCTGACCACGCAGTACCTCGAGGAGGCCGACGCGCTGGCCCAGCGCATCGCGATCATCAACCGCGGGCGGATCGTCGCCGAGGGCACGCCGGAGGCCCTGAAGGCCGAGGTCGGGCTGCCGACGCTCGAGGTCGCCCCCGCCGACGAGGCCCAGCTCGACCGCCTCACCGAGGTGCTGCGCGCCTTCGGCGCGCCGTCGAGCGCCCAGCCGGGCAAGGCCGCGGTCCTGCTCGAGCGCGGCGCCGACGGGATGGCCGACGTGGTGCGCCGCCTCGACGTCGAGGGCATCGCGCTGGCGACGTTCGAGCTGCACGCGCCGACGCTCGACGACGTCTTCCTGGCCAAGACCGGTGCGCGGCTGACCGAGGAGGCCGACGCGCCCGCGCCCGCCGAGGAGGTGGCGGCGTGACGGGCGACCTCGCCCGCCGGTCGGTCATGCGCACCCTGCGCCAGCCGGCGAACATCATCCCGACCATCGTCTTCCCGATGGTCCTCGTGGCGGTCAACGCCGAGGGCCTGGACGCGGCGA
The DNA window shown above is from Conexibacter sp. SYSU D00693 and carries:
- a CDS encoding ATP-binding cassette domain-containing protein yields the protein MADHHGIDVDDLQRSFKAVRAVDGISFSIAPGEVFGFLGPNGAGKSTTVHMLTTLLPPSGGRATVGGFDVAKQGAEVRKVIGAALQEAALDPLLTGREHLRLQTALQGLPKGDRKRRAEELLDRVGLAEAADRRVGGYSGGMKRRLDLALALVHQPRILFLDEPTTGLDPQSRADLWDEVERLAREEGVTVFLTTQYLEEADALAQRIAIINRGRIVAEGTPEALKAEVGLPTLEVAPADEAQLDRLTEVLRAFGAPSSAQPGKAAVLLERGADGMADVVRRLDVEGIALATFELHAPTLDDVFLAKTGARLTEEADAPAPAEEVAA
- a CDS encoding oxygenase MpaB family protein — translated: MASVLPDPEEYAALSPEPGGPVWRAFNDVRMLSTSGYATLLQVAHPTVGAGVHHHSSFTKDPWGRLLRTLDYVHGTIYGGPELAGTIGRRVRELHRTIRGTKADGGRYSAMEPGAFAWVHATLALAIVRGRDVFATPMTPAEKDELWTEWLGVGRLIGVRERDLPRDWAGAEAYLARTIREELEWTPAVPEVLDTIAHAKPPNVPGLPPAVWRAMRVPLAVQLRATTVGLLPDELRDRLGLTWSRRERAAFAAVASVSRASGPAVRGPLANFGPNYVRWRREALARGDVARAGSVQRSRAAAA
- a CDS encoding MarR family winged helix-turn-helix transcriptional regulator; translated protein: MATQERPATQPTAEDAWALVWQVFQADKSRRWKIISDFGLTPMQGMALGVLDAERPPTMSELAAHMHCDNSSLTGVVDRLEAIGVAERVPAPGDRRARCVALTAKGRELQARFREAMRPAPPHLQHLTADEAAQLHGLLRLAVDRHAAASGEDAAA
- a CDS encoding dihydrofolate reductase family protein, which translates into the protein MPKTTCHISVSLDGFVAGPDATPDEPLGRGGERLHEWALATAAWRAEHGREGGEENVDSEVIARVTTGVGACIMGRRMWDGGDGPLDPAWQGWWGDEPPFHTPVFVLTHHPREPLALTGTTFHFVDGIDAALAAAREAADDQDVMVVGGGQAVQEVLRAGELDELWLHVAPVVLSGGAPLWHGVGDPVLEPVEVLASPAVTHVRYRVGGQRRPA